In Fluviispira sanaruensis, the genomic stretch ATGTTGAATTCAGATTATGAATTGTCAATTATGGATGTAGCAAATCTATTGGGAGTAACTCGACAAGCAGTGTCCCAATTTTTTAAGCCTAAAGCAGGGGCTTTAGCTCGTGGCAATAAAAAAAATGCATCAGTCCCTCCCGATGTAATTAGGTCTTATTTAGAAATTACAAAAGGTTACACTTATAAGAAGCAGGCAATTGCATTTCAGATTGTAAAAGGTGGAGTTGGTAAATCTTCATTATCAAAAAACTTTGCAATTCGCGCTTCGATGTATGGCTACAAAGTTTTATTAATTGATTTTGATCATCAATTAAACCTAACTGTTTCAATGAATGCTTTTCATGAAGATAATTTAGTGTGGCTTGATTATTTAAGAAAAAAAACGACAAACATTTTTGATTTAGTTAAGCCTATTAATTCACATTTAAGCATTATTCCATCATCACCAAAAAATTGTTTAATGGACAAAGAAATAATTCTTGGAGCCGCAAATTTATCAAATTTAATTGCTGATCCAATTAATCAATTATTTAGTGAATTTGATTTAATAGTAGTTGACTGTCCACCTGCACTCACGCATTTAACTCATGCAATTTATCTATCTGTTGATAGAATTATTGCTCCAGTAAAGCCTGATGTATATTCTAAATTGGGACTTGAACAGGTTTTCAATCAATGGGAAGAAATATCTAGTTCGTATAAGAAGAATCCTGAAATAAATATACTCGTAAATATGTATGATCCTAGAATTAAAGCTAGTACTTCATATTTGCAACAGTTTTATGCGCAGTATGCAAACTACATGATCCCAAATCTTATTCGTCAATCGTCAGAGTTTGTTTCTTCTATGGAAGATCAAGAACATTTATGGACTAAAAGAGCAACCCAAGCGGGGGAAGATTTAGATGTGATTGTGAAACATATACTTAACTTATATGAAGTCTCATCTACAAATAGTAAGAAAAAGTCAGATTTAAAAGAAGAAGAGGCGGAATTATGAGTTCTAATATTAATGATATTTTAGAAAAAAAAGCTCTTAATAAAGAAGATATAAAACAAAGAAATTTTTTATCTCATTCAAATCAGTTAATATCTTTAAATTCTGAAAATATAGAAGAAACAGCTGTAACAAGTCTTCAACGATTAATGTCAAATTGGGACTCATCGATACAGCTACGTGAAAATGAATTAAAAAGCGAGAATGACTATAGTAATTTAATATCGCAATATTGGGAAACGTATCAAAAATTAAAGATAAATATCGATGCATCATTTGCATTTATTGCTGGAGATATTCTTTCAAAAGTAAGGAAAAAGTTTTTTGAATCAGAAGAAAAAAACTTTAAAATTTATTTAGAGTCAAAAATACCATTTTCGATAAGACTAGCTTATGATTTTATGGCTATATCAAGTAATTTGTCACAGTTTAAGAACAAAAAAATTTCTATGGAAAAGTTAAGAGCCTTGGTATCTGTGTCACGTAGTGGATATGACCTTTCTTTATTGCTTCCTCAAGTTGACAAATTAGATACAAAAGAAATTTTATCTTTCAAGAAGAATGAATCTGCTGGAAAGTCAAAAATCAATAACACATTGAAAGTTACTCAGATTGCTACAACAATTAATTCACTCGAAAAGCAAATATGCAACTTATTTAATGAAAAAAACGATAAAAAATTAAGTGAAAAGCAACTTTCCCTTATTCTGCTATCAAAAGATAGAATTGAATCAATTATGTTGTTGTTAGATAAGAATATCTCTTGTTACGTTAAATGAGTGCATGATATGCACTCGCATTCTTCCACGTTCTGTGAGATAGAGTTCGACTTGTTTTAATTAAAGGAGATATATGTCGATATCCATTTTACATCAACAAAAAGAATTACTTTTAAAAAATATTTACTCTTATCCTGAAGCTGATGGGTTGCCAGATCATTTTGTAGAAAATATTTTAAAGATTGGCTTTGAAAGTGGTAAATTAGCAGATATTAAGTGGCTAAAAAAAATGTTATCAAATGCTAAAAAAAGTCACCAAATTGCATTAGCTGCAAAAATAATTAAAGAAGAAAAGAAAAAAGAAAAGTTAAAGAATATAGAACAAGATAAGTCAGAAAAAAAACAAGAATT encodes the following:
- a CDS encoding ParA family protein produces the protein MLNSDYELSIMDVANLLGVTRQAVSQFFKPKAGALARGNKKNASVPPDVIRSYLEITKGYTYKKQAIAFQIVKGGVGKSSLSKNFAIRASMYGYKVLLIDFDHQLNLTVSMNAFHEDNLVWLDYLRKKTTNIFDLVKPINSHLSIIPSSPKNCLMDKEIILGAANLSNLIADPINQLFSEFDLIVVDCPPALTHLTHAIYLSVDRIIAPVKPDVYSKLGLEQVFNQWEEISSSYKKNPEINILVNMYDPRIKASTSYLQQFYAQYANYMIPNLIRQSSEFVSSMEDQEHLWTKRATQAGEDLDVIVKHILNLYEVSSTNSKKKSDLKEEEAEL